The Sesamum indicum cultivar Zhongzhi No. 13 linkage group LG6, S_indicum_v1.0, whole genome shotgun sequence genome has a segment encoding these proteins:
- the LOC105164141 gene encoding cytochrome P450 87A3-like — protein sequence MFPAAFYIGALLIIAITNWLYHWRNPRCNGVLPPGSMGWPLIGETLQFFAPNTSSDIPPFVKQRMQRYGPVFKTSLVGRPVIVSTDADLNYFIFQQEGQLFQSWYPDTFTEIFGRQNVGSLHGFMYKYLKNMVLNLFGPESLKKMLPEVEQASNRNLEKWTSQSIVEVKEATAKMIFELTAKKLISYDSEKSTENLRENFVAFIQGLISFPVDIPGTAYHKCLQGRKKAMKMLKNMLQERRERPRKVRTDFFDYVLEELQREDTLLTEAIALDLMFVLLFASFETTSLALTLATKFLVEHPLVLKELTEEHEAIIKRRENPDSGLTWSEYKSMRFTFQFINETVRLANIVPGIFRKAMRETKFKGYTIPAGWAIMVCPPAVHLDPKKYRDPLNFNPWRWEGIDTNGASRNFMAFGGGMRFCVGTDFTKVQMAVFLHCLVTKYKWKAIKGGDILRTPGLQFPNGFHVHVTEKDK from the exons ATGTTTCCAGCAGCTTTCTACATTGGAGCCTTATTGATTATCGCCATTACCAACTGGCTTTACCATTGGAGGAATCCCAGGTGCAATGGAGTCCTCCCACCTGGTTCAATGGGCTGGCCACTAATTGGAGAGACTCTTCAGTTCTTTGCTCCTAACACCTCTTCTGATATTCCTCCTTTTGTAAAGCAGAGGATGCAAAG ATATGGCCCTGTATTCAAGACTAGTTTGGTAGGACGACCGGTAATAGTATCCACAGATGCAgatcttaattatttcatttttcaacaaGAGGGACAATTGTTTCAGAGCTGGTATCCAGATACCTTCACTGAAATATTTGGGAGGCAAAATGTAGGTTCTTTGCATGGGTTCATGTACAAGTACCTTAAGAACATGGTGCTGAATCTCTTCGGCCCAGAAAGCCTTAAAAAGATGCTTCCAGAGGTTGAACAGGCATCAAACAGGAACTTGGAAAAGTGGACAAGCCAGAGTATTGTTGAAGTGAAAGAAGCAACCGCAAAG ATGATATTTGAACTGACTGCAAAAAAACTAATCAGTTATGATTCAGAAAAATCCACCGAGAATCTTAGAGAAAACTTTGTAGCCTTTATACAGGGATTAATCTCCTTTCCTGTGGATATTCCTGGAACAGCTTACCACAAATGCTTACAG GGGAGAAAGAAGGCAATGAAGATGCTGAAAAACATGCTTCAAGAAAGACGAGAAAGGCCTAGAAAAGTACGAACTGATTTCTTTGATTATGTCTTGGAAGAACTTCAAAGGGAGGATACACTTCTCACAGAGGCAATTGCTCTCGATTTGATGTTTGTGCTACTCTTTGCCAGTTTTGAAACGACCTCCCTTGCACTCACATTAGCAACTAAATTTCTTGTAGAACATCCATTGGTTTTGAAAGAACTGACG GAAGAACACGAGGCAATTATTAAAAGGAGGGAAAATCCAGATTCTGGACTAACATGGAGTGAGTACAAATCAATGAGATTCACATTTCAG TTCATCAACGAAACAGTGAGACTAGCAAATATAGTACCTGGAATTTTCAGAAAAGCAATGAGAGAAACCAAATTTAAAG GGTATACCATTCCAGCAGGTTGGGCAATCATGGTATGTCCTCCAGCTGTGCACTTAGACCCCAAGAAATATAGAGATCCCCTCAACTTCAATCCATGGAGATGGGAG GGAATAGACACAAATGGTGCATCAAGAAACTTTATGGCCTTTGGGGGTGGTATGAGGTTTTGTGTTGGAACAGATTTCACAAAGGTGCAAATGGCTGTATTTCTCCACTGCTTGGTAACCAAGTACAA GTGGAAAGCAATCAAAGGAGGAGATATTCTTCGAACTCCTGGTCTACAATTTCCAAATGGATTTCACGTTCATGTCactgaaaaagataaatga